The region GGCGCGGCCCAGGCGTTCTCGCTGATCGCGACCGTGCTGCGGAGCCGGGGCGCGACCGAGGTCGGGATCGAGGATCCGGGCAGCGCCGGCATCCGGGGTCACCTTGAGGCGCAGGGGCTGCGGTTGGTGCCGGTGCCGGTCGACGCCGAAGGGTTGGACGTCGAGGCGCTGTGGCGTACCGGGCTGCCGGCGGTGCTGACCACGCCGGCACACCAGTATCCGACCGGCGTGGTGCTCGCCCCGCGCCGCCGGGCCGCCCTGCTCGCCTGGGCCCGGCAGACCGGCGGTCTGGTGGTCGAGGACGACTACGACGCCGAGTTCCGGTACGACCGCGATCCGGTCGGCTGCCTACAGGGCCTCGCCCCGGAGCTGGTGGCCCACGTCGGCTCGGCCAGCAAGGCACTCGCCCCCGCGCTGCGGCTCGGCTGGCTCGCCGTACCGCAGGGTTGGCGGACGGCGGTGGTCGCGGCCAAGTTCGCGGCCGACGTCGGCGGGCCGGTGTTGGAGCAGCTCGCCTTCGCCGAGCTGCTGGCCAGTGGTGGCTACGACCGACACCTGCGCCGCTGTCGGCAGGCGCACCGGCAGCGGCGGGACGCGCTGACCGAGGCCCTGCGCCGGTACCTGCCGGAGGCCCGGATCTCCGGTGTCGCGGCCGGACTGCACCTGGTGGTGGAGCTGCCTGACGGCATCGACGACGAGCGGTTGGCCGACGCGGCGCAGCGGGTCGGCCTGGCACCGGTGCCGCTGTCCCGGCTCCGGCTGGCACCCGGTGGCCCGCCCGGACTGGTGCTCGGTTACGCCGCCAACCCGCCCGCCGAACTGACCCGCGCGGTACGCACCCTGGCCGGCCTCGTTTCCCCACCGCTGACCGTGCCGCCGGCCGGGGACACGCCCGTGCCGATCCGTCCGCCGCGCGCCGCCGGTCCCGGTACTCGCTAGATTCTTCCCATGTCGTCTTTCGTCCCCATCGCCGAACGCATCGTCGACGCGCTGCTGGAGAGCAGTCCCCCGCTGGCGTCCTCGGTCGGCGACCACCGCTTCGACCACCGGTTGCCGGACCTGTCCGACGACGGGGTGACGGCCCGGTCGGCGATGCTGCGGGATGCCGCCGGTGCCCTGTCCCAGGTGGACGACGTCGCGCTCGATCCGGCCGAGCAGGTCGACCACAGCCTGCTCGCCGCCCTGGTCGACCGGGAACTGTTCGAGCTGTCCGAGCTGCGTACGCACGAGTGGAACCCGTCGCGGCACAATCCGGGCCCGCTGCTGCACGCGCTGATCGCCCGCCCGTACGCGCCGGTGGAGGTTCGGCTGGCGAGTCTCGCCGGGCGGCTCGCTGACGTACCGGATGCGCTTGCCACCGCTCGGGTCACGCTGCGGGACATGCCCCGGATCCACGCCGAGACCGCCGCCGGGCAGTTCGACGGCACGGCGGCGCTGGTCCGTGACGAGCTGCCCGCGCTGCTCGCCGAGGCGCCGGGGATGCGGGACGCGGTCGAACCGGTCGCCCGGGACGCGATCCGGGCGCTGGGCGGGTTCGCCGACTGGCTCCGGGCGGGCCTGCGCGACGACGCCGGACCGGGGCGGGACCCGCGGCTCGGCCGCCGCCGCTTCGAGGCACGGCTGTGGCACACCCTGGACACCGAACTGTCCGCCGCGCAGGTCTTCGCCCGCGCCGAGGCGAACCTGGAGCGGGTCACCGACGAGATCCGGGAGGCGGCGGCCGAGCTGGTCGGTGGTCCGGCCACCGACGAGACCGTACGCCGGGCGCTGGACCGGCTCGGTGCCGAGCACCCGGACAACGGCTCGATCGTGGGGCTGGCCCGTACGACGCTGACCGAGACGACCGATTTCGTCCGCGCCCACGACCTGGTGTCGCTGGTCGACGACCTGTGTGTGATCCAGGAGATGCCAGAGTTCGCCCGTGGGGTGGCGGTGGCCTACTGCGACCCGCCGGGCCCGCTGGAGACCGCCGAGGTGCCGACGTTCTACTGCATCGCGCCGACCCCGGCGGACTGGTCGGCGCAGCGGGTCGAGTCGTTCTACCGCGAGTACAACGATCACATGATCCGCAACCTGACGGTGCACGAGGCGATGCCCGGTCACTTTCTCCAGTTGGCGCACTCGCGCCGATACCGGGGTAGCACCCGGGTCCGCGCGCTCGGGCACTCCGGCCCGTTCGTCGAGGGCTGGGCGGTGTACGCCGAGGAGATGATGGCCGATCTCGGCTTCGGTGGCCTGCCGATCCGGTTGCAGCAGCTCAAGATGCAGCTCCGGATGACCATCAACGCCCTGCTGGACCAGTTGGTGCACTGTGACGAGCTGCCCGAGTCCGAGGGCATGGCGCTGATGACCGGGCGGGGCTTCCAGGAGGAGGGGGAGGCGGCCGGCAAGTGGCGCCGGGCACTGCTCACCTCGACCCAGCTGTCGACGTACTTCGTCGGCTACAGCGAGGTCGCCGAGATCGCCGCCGCCCGTCCGGTCGGGCCGTCCGTACGGCAGTGGCACGACGCGATGCTCGCGCACGGCTCGCCGCCGCCCCGCCACCTGCGTACGCTGCTCGATCCCCTGGGGTGAGTTTCGGCGGTCGGCGCGAGGCAATGACGTCAGTCAATGTATTTGCTTGATGATCGCATAGTGATGAATCGAGGTTCCGTCGCCCGACCGAGATATGGAGACTTGTCTCGGTCGATGTCTGGCCGGAAAGTGGCCGACGCGGAGGGAGACGGATGTGCGAGACACGAACGACCACCGGCCGATGAGCCGACGCGACGTCATGTGGGGTGCCGCCGCCGTGAGCGGTGCCGTGGCGGCGGCGGCCCTCGCAGGACCGTTGGTCGCCTCGTCCGACGCGGTGGCGAACCCCGACCCGGGTCCGGGCGCCCCCGAGGCCCCCGGAGCCGCCAACGCGGCCCCCGCCGCCGCGGCGCCGCCACGGGTCACCGGTATCGGCGACTGGTTGGGCTCACTGGTCCAGGTGGCCACGGTCGCCGCCAACGTGCTCCCGCTCATGATCGCCGCACGGGAGGGTGACGCCTCGGTCGACCCGTACGACGCCGGAGCCGTCCAGTTCGAGGTGATCACCGTCGGCAACAGCACCGACCTGTACGCCCACAACACCTCCGACACCGACGCCGGGCTGCTCTACACGACGACCAGGTCCGCGCCGGACTCGAACCTGAGCGTGTACCAGCCGCTGCCCTCGAACAACGCGTACAAGTGCGAGCCGGACCTGCTGGAGTTCGCCGACGGGGACCTGTCGCTGGCACCGACCCCGGTCTCCACCCAACTGGGCCCGCTCACCCGGGCGCTCTCCTTCGCCGTACGCGGGCTGACCATCGCCGCGGGAGTCAGCGTGGTGGGCGGGGTCTCGGTGTCGATCCAGAAGGGGTCCAGCCCCGGCACCTTCAACGCCGTCGTCACCACCACCGGCCCGGCCAAGCCGTTGAACATACGGGTCGAGGCGACCGGAGTGGACGGCAACGTCGTACGGGCCGAATGGAGCGGCGGCGGCACGGGCCCGACGTCGTCGCCGACCCCGACGGCGTCGCACAGCGCGGTACCGGCGAGCGCGGGACCGACGGACACCATCACGATCCCGCTGTCGCCCGGGGTGAACCTCGACCCGGTGATCCAGCTGCTCAACCTCAACCTCGACATCGACGCGGCCGGACTGGACGCGGTCACCGCGGACCGCCGCGCCCGCACCATCAGGATCTGACCGGACCCGACGGATCAGGCCGGGGGCCGTACGCGGACGTACTCGATCAACCAGCGGGAGATCGAGTACGTCGGCGGCAGGGCCTCCGGCAGCGCGTCGAGCGGGAACCAGCGTGCCTCGGTCAGCTCGTGGCCGTCCACCACCGGCTCCGCCGCCGGATCCGCCGCGTACGCGGTGAACCCGGTCAGCACCACGCCCGGACCGGACATCGCCCACGGCTGGCTGCCGAAGTAGGTCAGCCGGTCGACCCGGAGCCCGACCTCCTCGGCGACCTCCCGCTGCACCGCCTGCTCCAACGTCTCGCCCGCCTCGACGAAACCGGCGACCAGCGCCCACGACTCGGTCAACCCGTACGAGTGCCGGACCAGCAGCAGTTGCTCCGCCGTACCGGGCGGACCGGGGCGGCGGATGACGACCAGGACCGCCGGGGAGAGTTGCATCGGGACGTACAGCTTGCAGGCGGGGCAGCGCCGGGCGGTCTCGCCGGGCACGTCGGTCAGCTCCGCCGTGCAGGCGCCGCAGTAACGGTGCGTACGCCGCCAGGTGACCACTTGCAGGGCCCGGCCGGCCAGGGCGGCGAGCGGCTCGGCCAGGCCGGCGGCCAGTTCCCGCCAGCCGAGCCAGTTGCCGAGCCGTTCGTCGGTCGTGTCCCGGGCGGCGGCCCAGACGGGTGCGCCGTCCAGGGTGCCGAGCGGGATCGGGGCGGAGTCGGCGGGCACCTCGGCGATCCGGGGGAAGCCACCGTCGGCGCCGACCAGCAGCTTGCCGTCGGCCACCACCAGGCACAGGTCGGCCGGGTCGGCCGGTACGTCGGCCGCCGCACCGGGGACGAACTCCGGCCGGGTCACCACCGAATCGCCGTTCACTGTGCGTACGGGCGGTGGTCGGGCCGACCGGCCTGCGGCGACCGGGCCGCGGCGGTCGGGCGCGCGGTGCTGGCGGGCGGTCCGGCGGTGGCGCGACAGTCGGCGAACATGCCCGTCAGCCTTGTCGATCAGGGTGACCCCCGTAAACCCCGGCCCGAATGGTGGGGTGGAGAATCGGGTGATCTCCGGCAGATCGTCGCCCGGTTGGTGGAGGCCATCCCCGTCCGGCGACCACGGCCCGTTACGCTGCCTTCGGAACGCTTCCGCCGCACCGTCGCGGCCCGAGAGCACCAGTTGACACTCATCACGAGGAGCGACACAGTGGCCACCATCGAGGGAATCGTCGCCCGAGAGATTCTCGACTCGCGCGGCAACCCGACCGTCGAGGTCGAGATCGGGCTGGACGACGGTACGACCGCCCGCGCGGCGGTGCCGTCCGGCGCCTCCACCGGCGCGTTCGAGGCGATCGAGCTGCGCGACGGCGACGCCGACCGGTACCAGGGCAAGGGTGTCGAGACCGCCGTCGCCAACATCGAGGACCGGATCGTCGACCAGTTGGTCGGCTACGAGGCCAGCGAGCAGCGGCTGATCGACCAGAAGATGCTCGACATCGACGGCACCGCCGACAAGTCCGGTCTCGGCGCGAACGCGATCCTGGGCGTCTCGCTGGCGGTGGCGAAGGCCGCGGCGACCAGCGCCGAGCTGAGCCTGTTCCGCTACATCGGCGGCCCGAACGCGCACCTGCTGCCGGTGCCGATGATGAACATCCTCAACGGGGGTGCGCACGCCGACTCCAACGTCGACGTGCAGGAATTCATGATCGCCCCGATCGGTGCGCCGACCTTCCGCGAGGCGCTGCGCTCCGGTGCCGAGGTCTAC is a window of Micromonospora sp. NBC_01699 DNA encoding:
- a CDS encoding DUF885 domain-containing protein, coding for MSSFVPIAERIVDALLESSPPLASSVGDHRFDHRLPDLSDDGVTARSAMLRDAAGALSQVDDVALDPAEQVDHSLLAALVDRELFELSELRTHEWNPSRHNPGPLLHALIARPYAPVEVRLASLAGRLADVPDALATARVTLRDMPRIHAETAAGQFDGTAALVRDELPALLAEAPGMRDAVEPVARDAIRALGGFADWLRAGLRDDAGPGRDPRLGRRRFEARLWHTLDTELSAAQVFARAEANLERVTDEIREAAAELVGGPATDETVRRALDRLGAEHPDNGSIVGLARTTLTETTDFVRAHDLVSLVDDLCVIQEMPEFARGVAVAYCDPPGPLETAEVPTFYCIAPTPADWSAQRVESFYREYNDHMIRNLTVHEAMPGHFLQLAHSRRYRGSTRVRALGHSGPFVEGWAVYAEEMMADLGFGGLPIRLQQLKMQLRMTINALLDQLVHCDELPESEGMALMTGRGFQEEGEAAGKWRRALLTSTQLSTYFVGYSEVAEIAAARPVGPSVRQWHDAMLAHGSPPPRHLRTLLDPLG
- the pdxR gene encoding MocR-like pyridoxine biosynthesis transcription factor PdxR, translating into MTTPETLVELDRGRPGLTGQLTVALREAIVQGRLAPGTRLPSSRGLAADLRLSRGVVVEAYEQLVAEGRLVARPGAGTLVAPDTGVSRSRRRTPDAPVAAPTGIGPTTRPSLTGTGIGPATRTSPTGNAFRSGVPDLAMFPRVQWRRAYERALSRARDADLDYGDPAGAPRLRAELANYLGRVRAARVDPADLVITTGAAQAFSLIATVLRSRGATEVGIEDPGSAGIRGHLEAQGLRLVPVPVDAEGLDVEALWRTGLPAVLTTPAHQYPTGVVLAPRRRAALLAWARQTGGLVVEDDYDAEFRYDRDPVGCLQGLAPELVAHVGSASKALAPALRLGWLAVPQGWRTAVVAAKFAADVGGPVLEQLAFAELLASGGYDRHLRRCRQAHRQRRDALTEALRRYLPEARISGVAAGLHLVVELPDGIDDERLADAAQRVGLAPVPLSRLRLAPGGPPGLVLGYAANPPAELTRAVRTLAGLVSPPLTVPPAGDTPVPIRPPRAAGPGTR
- the nudC gene encoding NAD(+) diphosphatase codes for the protein MNGDSVVTRPEFVPGAAADVPADPADLCLVVADGKLLVGADGGFPRIAEVPADSAPIPLGTLDGAPVWAAARDTTDERLGNWLGWRELAAGLAEPLAALAGRALQVVTWRRTHRYCGACTAELTDVPGETARRCPACKLYVPMQLSPAVLVVIRRPGPPGTAEQLLLVRHSYGLTESWALVAGFVEAGETLEQAVQREVAEEVGLRVDRLTYFGSQPWAMSGPGVVLTGFTAYAADPAAEPVVDGHELTEARWFPLDALPEALPPTYSISRWLIEYVRVRPPA